A window of Flavobacterium branchiarum genomic DNA:
TATTTTTGTTCCTAGTAATGATGTGCCATATTTAATTTGCGATACAAACCTTATTTTCTTGCTTTCAACTGGAAAATTCACAAAAGCCAGTTCCTTAATTCCTGGACAAGAAATCGTTGACAAAAACGGAAACCCAGTATTAATTGAAGGAGTTTCGTTAATAAATCATAATGGAAATGGGCATAATATTTCGACAAATGCAAAATGGGACAATACACCTAATGGGCACTTACTACTTGCAAACGGTATTGTAACTGGTGATTTTACATTACAAATTTATTTTGATCAAATACCCCTTGAAATGATTCAATAAAAAAGCTCTCTTAATTTATTACACTAAATTATCGAACCACAACCACAATTAAAATATGCCTTGGATCATTCTTAAAAAACTATGGGAGCGTGCATTAAACCCAAACATAAGCTCTAGTTCTGATGAAAATCAAAGTTGGAATGAAGAAATTAAAATATTATATCAGTTAGGCATTGGTATGGAAGATACTTTACAGTTTCTTTATTTTGAAAAACCTGATTTTGAAACTTTTAAAAACTGGGTAAACGATAGAACAAAAGTCACAGCTGAAGCCTCAGAACATGGTAATGAAAAAGTTTTATCCAATGATGATCTCGAATTTTGGAATACCAATGGCTATATAATTGTAAAAAATGTAATTTCGAAAGAAGACTGTGAAGACACGCAACGTGCTATTTGGGATTTCTTAAAAATGGATCCAGATAAAAAAGAATCTTGGTATAAAACACACGAACACCATAAAGGACTCATGGTCAATTTCTCTGATCATGAAACACTAAACAGAAATAGATTTTCGCCAAGAATAAAAAAAGCATACGAACAACTATACAACACTACCGAGATATACAAAACAATCGATAAAGTAAGCTTTAATCCACCAGAGACTAGTAAATTTAGTTTTTTAGGAAGTACTCTTCATTGGGATGTCAGTTTAAGCCAACCAATCAGCTTTGGTTTTCAAGGATTACTATATCTAACCGATTGCGGACCAAATGATGGTGCTTTTCACTGTGTACCAGGATTCCATAAAAAAATAGATTCATGGCTGGACAATCTCAAATCGGATATAAACCCAAGAGAAGAAATAATAAAAATAACACAACCTGTGCCAATAGTTGCAAATGCAGGCGACTTTATCATTTGGCAAAACACCCTACCACATTGCGCAAGTCCTAACAAAGGAACAACCCCTCGAATGGTTCAATATCTTACGTATTTCCCTAATGATTATAATGACCATGAGATATGGAAATAGTTCTTTAAACTCATAAAAACATCATTTTATAAATCACAAGTAGATTTATAAAACTTCAAAATGATTCTAATGCTTTAAATCTGTCACAAAAACTAGTCATAAAGCTCGTTATTTAAAGATACGTTTACTTAAAAACAGCCCCCAAAGTCTCTTTAATACCTTTGAATTTTATCACAAAAACTACTTCTTTTTAAGGAAATTAATAAATCCTTTTTAGGGTTTTCGTCTGCATTTTTCATAAATTGCACCACTATTAATCTAACTAAGAATTGCTCTTAAAAACCACTAAAAGCAATTTAAAAACACACAAAACAACCTTAGAATGAAAAGAGAAAACATCCTGACAGGATCTCCATGGGAAGACAAAATGGGATATTGTCGTGCAGTACGCATTGGTAATATCGTAGAAGTTTCTGGAACTGTCGCTATTGTAGATGGTGAAAAAGTTAAAGCCGATGATGCTTATGCGCAAACTTTGAATATCCTGGAAAGAGTAGAAAAAGTATTAGAAGACTTAGGAATTGGAATGAAAGACGTAATTAGAACACGAATTTTCACAACCGATATCTCAACTTTTGAATCTGTAGCTGGAGCGCATTCAACCTTTTTTAAGGATATAAAACCAACAACTGGTTTTTACGAAATTAGCAAACTCGTTGCTCCAGAATATCTAGTAGAAATTGAATTTACTGCCGTAATTGTAGAATAAATCTATCTTATATAATTTAAAAAAACGCCACTGCCACCCTATTAAATGAATTTACAAAATTTAAAAAAAACAATACTTATCTCTCTCAAATGGATTTTCATTTGCGCTTTGATAGGTGTTTTATCGGGTTCAGCTTCGGCGTTTTTTTTAATTACTTTAGATTTTGTTACCCAGTACAGAATCCAACATGAATGGATTATTTGGCTTTTACCTCTTGGTGGATTATTAATAGGCTATAGCTATTATTACCTAGGAAAAGAGGTTGTAAAAGGCAACAATTTATTACTCGAAGAATACGAAAATCCGAAACAAGTGATTCCGTTAAAAATGGCTCCTTTAGTCTTTTTCGGAACTATACTTACTCATTTATTTGGAGGTTCGGCTGGTCGTGAAGGCACCGCTGTACAAATGGGAGGTGCAATTGCAGATCAATTTACCAGAATCTTTAAACTTGATAATTCAGAAAGAAAAACATTAATCATTTTAGGAATCAGCGCTGGTTTTGCTTCTGTTTTTGGAACACCGTTAGCAGGTGCCATTTTTGCACTTGAGGTCGTATATTTTAGCAAAATCAACTTAAAAAGTATTTTATTATCATTTATTGTGGCTTATACAGCTTATTTTACTGTTGAAATTTGGCAAGTAAAACACACCCATTATAATATTCCGCTAATTCCAGAAATCAGTATGACAAACCTATTTTACACTTTAATTTGTGGTGTATTATTTGGATTTGCAGCTTTGTTATTTTCTCGAAGTACCCATTTTTGGAGTTCACTATTCACTAGAACTATAAAACACCCTCCGCTTCGTCCTTTTATTGGTGGTATCCTATTAGCAATCACAATTCTAGGCTTTGGGCTTACCAAATTTTCTGGTCTAGGAGTTCCTACAATCGTAGCTTCTTTTACAAATACAAATGCCTGGTATGATTTCTTACTTAAAATACTTTTTACAGGATTTACACTTGGAGCCGGTTTTAAAGGTGGAGAAGTGACTCCTCTCTTTTTTGTTGGTGCAACTCTTGGCAGTGCTTTATCTCTTATAATTCCTATGCCAATTGCTCTCCTTGCTGGAATGGGATTTGTTGCTGTTTTCTCTGGAGCAACCCACACTCCTATTGCCTGTACGATAATGGGGATTGAATTATTTGGTATAGAAAGCGGTTTATTTATTGCCATTGCATGCATTATTGCTTACCTATCCTCAGGCTCTATAGGTATTTACAAATCTCAAATTGTAAAAGGTCCTAAGCATAAATTATATCAAAAATGGTTTTAATTATAATTGTTCCCTCATTTATTATCTAAAAATCAGATTAAATTCATTTATTTCCCTGCAAAAATAACTACTAAAAAACATTCCATTAACAGAAAGTCGATACTAGAAAGTCCGATTTTATAAAAGCATGTTAATCTCTAAAATGTTTTCAAGTTTACAGTAAAAAAATGTAAATTCGCACACATGAAAATACAAGACATCCAAGCCATAAAGTTGTTATTAGCAACTCCAAAAAAGATTGCCATAATTCCACACCGAGGTCCCGATGGGGATGCTATGGGTTCAACCTTAGCCTTATACCACTTTTTATTAAAAAATAATCATGAGCCTGTTGTAATTGCTCCAAATGATTTTCCTGATTTCCTTGCGTGGTTACCAGGTTCTGAAACAGTAAAAATATTCGAAAAAGATACCGACAACTGCACTAAAATTCTAGAAGAAGCAGCAATTGTATTCACTCTAGATTTTAATGCTTTTCACCGTACTGGAGAAATGGAGCATACTTTAGCTAAACTAAAAGCTCCGTTTATCATGATAGATCATCATCAAAAACCAGATGATTATGCCGCTTATATGTATTCTGATACTTCGTTTGGATCTACTTGTGAGATGGTTTACAATTTCATTTCATTTTTAGATAAAAAAGAAGATTTAGACAAAACAATCGGAACTTGTATTTACACAGGAATATTAACCGATTCTGGTTCTTTCCGTTTTCCTGGAACGACTGGTAACACACACCGTATTATTGCCGAACTAATTGATTTAGGTGTTGAAAACACACAGATTCCAATTTTACTTTTTGACAATAGTTCTTACAGTCGCTTGCAATTACTTGGAAGAGCATTGCAAAACATGAAGATTTTAGACGAGCATAAAACTTCGTATATGTCATTAACTCAAGCTGAATTAGATGAGTTTAATTATGTAAAAGGCGATACTGAAGGAATCGTAAATTACGGCCTAAGCATGAAAGGAATCGTTTTTACAGCTATATTTATTGAAAATAAAGATGAAAAAATAATCAAAATTTCTTTCCGTTCGCAAGGTGGTTTCGATGTAAACGAATTTGCAAGAGCCCATTTCAATGGTGGCGGACACAGCAATGCTGCCGGAGGAAAATCGTTAGATTCAATGGAAGAGACGTTGAAAAAATTTGAAGATTTAGTAACCAAACTAAAAATATAACAACTATGAACTATCCTAAGATATTTGTTTCCGCTATTGTTTTAGCCGTTTTAGTTTCGAGCTGTAAGCAACAAGAAGATGCCAGAAGACCTATTTCTATTTCTTCGGGTACTTTCATGAAAAAGTCTATTGAACGAAATAAAAAACTTGTAGCTACCGAAGAAGATCAAATTAAGGCTGTTATCAAAAACAATCCTAAAATAAAATATATTGCTTCTTCAAAAGGGTACTGGTATGCTTATGAAAATCAAAATACTACTGATACAATAACTCCTAAAAAAGGAGATGTTGCTTTTTTTGACTATGAAATAAAAGATCTAAAAGGGAATATTATTTATAGCGAAATGGAATTAAGACCTCAAACTTATTTTGTAGATAAGCAAGAAATCATAATGGGATTACGTGATGGTATCAAATTAATGCACAAAAATGAGACTGTAAATTTCTTATTTCCATCACATATGGCTTATGGTTATCATGGTGATGAGAAACGAATTGGAGTTAACCAGCCTTTAATCTGTACTGTTACTTTACACAATTTTGTTCCAGAAACTGCCTATAGAAAACAAATGGAAGCAAGATCAACAAAGACCGAAGCACCAAAACCTACAACTCCTGCGGTAAAAAAAGACTCATTAAATTAATAAAAAACAATTAATATTTTTAAAATGAAAAAAAGCCTCTTATTATTATTACTTGCAATTACAACACTTTATTCTTGTAAAGATGAACATAGCAATTTGCCTGATGGTTTATATGCAGAAATTGAAACTGACAAGGGAAATATCATTGTTGAATTAAATTACCAAAAAGCACCTATAACTGTTGCAAATTTTGTAACACTTGCAGAAGGTAAAAATGAATTTGTTACCAATCCAAACTTAAAAAACAAACCTTTTTTTAACGGATTAAAATTCCATAGAGTTATCGAAGATTTTATGATCCAAACTGGAGACCCACTAGGAACAGGTTCTGGAGATACTGGATATAAATTTAAAGA
This region includes:
- a CDS encoding phytanoyl-CoA dioxygenase family protein codes for the protein MPWIILKKLWERALNPNISSSSDENQSWNEEIKILYQLGIGMEDTLQFLYFEKPDFETFKNWVNDRTKVTAEASEHGNEKVLSNDDLEFWNTNGYIIVKNVISKEDCEDTQRAIWDFLKMDPDKKESWYKTHEHHKGLMVNFSDHETLNRNRFSPRIKKAYEQLYNTTEIYKTIDKVSFNPPETSKFSFLGSTLHWDVSLSQPISFGFQGLLYLTDCGPNDGAFHCVPGFHKKIDSWLDNLKSDINPREEIIKITQPVPIVANAGDFIIWQNTLPHCASPNKGTTPRMVQYLTYFPNDYNDHEIWK
- a CDS encoding RidA family protein yields the protein MKRENILTGSPWEDKMGYCRAVRIGNIVEVSGTVAIVDGEKVKADDAYAQTLNILERVEKVLEDLGIGMKDVIRTRIFTTDISTFESVAGAHSTFFKDIKPTTGFYEISKLVAPEYLVEIEFTAVIVE
- a CDS encoding voltage-gated chloride channel family protein, with the translated sequence MNLQNLKKTILISLKWIFICALIGVLSGSASAFFLITLDFVTQYRIQHEWIIWLLPLGGLLIGYSYYYLGKEVVKGNNLLLEEYENPKQVIPLKMAPLVFFGTILTHLFGGSAGREGTAVQMGGAIADQFTRIFKLDNSERKTLIILGISAGFASVFGTPLAGAIFALEVVYFSKINLKSILLSFIVAYTAYFTVEIWQVKHTHYNIPLIPEISMTNLFYTLICGVLFGFAALLFSRSTHFWSSLFTRTIKHPPLRPFIGGILLAITILGFGLTKFSGLGVPTIVASFTNTNAWYDFLLKILFTGFTLGAGFKGGEVTPLFFVGATLGSALSLIIPMPIALLAGMGFVAVFSGATHTPIACTIMGIELFGIESGLFIAIACIIAYLSSGSIGIYKSQIVKGPKHKLYQKWF
- a CDS encoding DHH family phosphoesterase, which gives rise to MKIQDIQAIKLLLATPKKIAIIPHRGPDGDAMGSTLALYHFLLKNNHEPVVIAPNDFPDFLAWLPGSETVKIFEKDTDNCTKILEEAAIVFTLDFNAFHRTGEMEHTLAKLKAPFIMIDHHQKPDDYAAYMYSDTSFGSTCEMVYNFISFLDKKEDLDKTIGTCIYTGILTDSGSFRFPGTTGNTHRIIAELIDLGVENTQIPILLFDNSSYSRLQLLGRALQNMKILDEHKTSYMSLTQAELDEFNYVKGDTEGIVNYGLSMKGIVFTAIFIENKDEKIIKISFRSQGGFDVNEFARAHFNGGGHSNAAGGKSLDSMEETLKKFEDLVTKLKI
- the gldI gene encoding gliding motility-associated peptidyl-prolyl isomerase GldI, which codes for MNYPKIFVSAIVLAVLVSSCKQQEDARRPISISSGTFMKKSIERNKKLVATEEDQIKAVIKNNPKIKYIASSKGYWYAYENQNTTDTITPKKGDVAFFDYEIKDLKGNIIYSEMELRPQTYFVDKQEIIMGLRDGIKLMHKNETVNFLFPSHMAYGYHGDEKRIGVNQPLICTVTLHNFVPETAYRKQMEARSTKTEAPKPTTPAVKKDSLN